From a region of the Triticum aestivum cultivar Chinese Spring chromosome 7D, IWGSC CS RefSeq v2.1, whole genome shotgun sequence genome:
- the LOC123166656 gene encoding D-3-phosphoglycerate dehydrogenase 3, chloroplastic, with amino-acid sequence MALATPLRHLLAAQPEPATGAAPSLQAQPARASPHHRRLLLRSIRHVAAPSVCPASARVAARAAGGGRPTVLVTEKLGAAGLELLRAFANVDCAYELTAEELRAKVSLVDALVVRSATRVTREVFEAARGRLRVVGRAGVGIDNVDLQAATEAGCLVVNAPTANTVAAAEHAVALLAAMARNVAQADASLKAGKWQRSKYVGVSLVGKTIAIMGFGKVGSEVARRAKGLGMDVIAHDPYAPVDRARAIGVDLVSFDDAISTADFISLHMPLTPSTTKIFNDETFAKMTKGVRLINVARGGVVDEEALLRALDNGTVAQAALDVFFEEPPPKDSKLVHHENVTVTPHLGASTTEAQEGVALEIAEAVIGALKGELAATAVNAPMVSAEVLAELSPYVVLAEKLGRLAVQLVAGGSGIKAVKIVYSSARDPDDLDTRILRGMVTKGIVEPISSAFVNIVNADYVAKQRGLRIIEEQILLDGSPEAPINSIQVQLANVESKFAGALSDDGDIRVEGKVKDGTPHLTLVGPFSVDVSLEGNLLLCRQVDQPGIIGKVGLILGTMNLNVNFMSVGRIAPGKQAIMAIGIDEEPDKEALKLIGETPSVQEFVFLKL; translated from the exons ATGGCATTGGCCACGCCGCTCCGCCACCTCCTCGCCGCGCAGCCCGAGCCCGCCACCGGTGCGGCGCCGTCCCTGCAGGCGCAGCCAGCGCGCGCCTCCCCGCACCACCGCCGTCTCCTTCTCCGCTCCATCAGGCACGTCGCGGCGCCCTCAGTGTGTCCGGCATCCGCCAGGgtcgcggcgagggcggcgggcggGGGGCGGCCGACGGTGCTGGTGACGGAGAAGCTGGGCGCGGCGGGGCTGGAGCTGCTGCGGGCGTTCGCGAACGTGGACTGCGCGTACGAGCTGACGGCGGAGGAGCTGCGCGCCAAGGTGTCGCTGGTGGACGCGCTGGTGGTGCGCAGCGCCACGCGGGTGACCCGGGAGGTCTTCGAGGCCGCGCGCGGGCGGCTCCGCGTCGTGGGCCGCGCCGGCGTCGGCATCGACAACGTGGACCTCCAGGCCGCCACCGAGGCCGGCTGCCTCGTCGTCAACGCGCCCACCGCcaacaccgtcgccgccgccgagcacGCCGTCGCGCTCCTCGCCGCCATGGCTCGCAATGTCGCCCAGGCCGACGCCTCGCTCAAGGCCG GCAAATGGCAGCGTAGCAAATATGTTGGAGTTTCCCTGGTTGGAAAGACAATAGCTATTATGGGCTTTGGGAAGGTCGGTTCAGAAGTTGCTCGACGCGCGAAAGGACTTGGAATGGATGTCATTGCTCATGACCCGTATGCTCCCGTTGACAGAGCCCGGGCTATCGGTGTAGATCTTGTATCGTTCGATGATGCCATCTCTACTGCAGACTTCATATCACTGCATATGCCTCTGACACCGTCAACAACAAAAATTTTCAACGATGAGACTTTTGCAAAAATGACGAAAGGAGTCAGGCTTATCAATGTTGCGAGGGGTGGAGTGGTCGATGAAGAAGCATTGCTGAGAGCACTTGATAATGGGACTGTTGCACAG GCAGCACTCGACGTATTCTTTGAAGAGCCACCGCCGAAAGACAGCAAGTTAGTACACCATGAAAATGTCACGGTGACGCCGCACCTTGGAGCTAGCACAACAGAAGCACAG GAAGGCGTTGCCCTTGAAATTGCAGAGGCTGTTATCGGTGCGTTGAAAGGCGAACTGGCTGCCACTGCTGTCAATGCCCCAATGGTCTCTGCTGAG GTTTTAGCCGAGTTATCCCCATATGTCGTCCTTGCTGAGAAGTTGGGACGTCTCGCCGTGCAACTCGTCGCTGGTGGCAGTGGGATCAAGGCAGTCAAGATTGTCTACTCATCGGCCAGAGACCCGGATGACTTGGACACAAGAATTCTCCGCGGCATGGTCACAAAAGGCATCGTCGAACCCATTTCGAGCGCATTTGTCAACATTGTCAATGCCGACTACGTTGCCAAGCAACGAGGGCTCCGCATAATCGAGGAGCAGATCCTCCTCGACGGCTCCCCCGAGGCCCCTATAAACTCCATCCAGGTCCAGCTTGCCAATGTGGAGTCCAAGTTCGCCGGCGCGTTGTCTGACGACGGCGACATCAGGGTGGAGGGGAAGGTTAAGGATGGCACGCCGCATCTCACGCTCGTCGGCCCTTTCAGCGTCGACGTCAGCCTTGAGGGCAACCTGTTGCTGTGCCGGCAAGTCGACCAGCCGGGCATCATCGGCAAGGTGGGATTGATTCTCGGGACGATGAA
- the LOC123165949 gene encoding F-box protein AFR, producing the protein MSFSSACKQQVLGAGGEEAREEEGAMELIPGLPEEVAEKCLLHLPFLYHRLFRTVSSNWNRFLTDAPGAAAKGSAPPAATATVSLSLPFLFAFAFDPVSRRLQCQALDPFSRRWLLLPPVPCGAAAGSFAVVGLPARGEIYVIGGVEEGGDKAVSSVAVYSAATNRWGQVAGMRTARGYMAAGEVGGRVVVAGEDGEAEVFDPESARWSPAAPRGGAAVARYDAAAAGGKLYVTEGWAWPFERAPRGAVYDAAADAWSDMARGMREGWTGSCAVSGGRMYIVAEYGEWRLKRYDEPRDEWRMVAGGGVPQEVRRPHVVAGQLEEVGCGRRRIYVVGAGLDVAVGTVSAVQSGAAEEERVEWEVVKGPEEFVGLAPCNAQVLYA; encoded by the coding sequence ATGAGCTTCTCGTCGGCGTGCAAGCAGCAGGTGCtgggcgccggcggcgaggaggcgagggaggaggagggggcgatgGAGCTCATCCCCGGCCTGCCGGAGGAGGTGGCCGAGAAGTGCCTCCTCCACCTCCCCTTCCTCTACCACCGCCTGTTCCGCACCGTCTCCTCCAACTGGAACCGGTTCCTCACCGACGCGCCGGGGGCCGCCGCCAAGGGCTCGGCtccgccggcggcgacggcgaccgtGTCCCTCTCACTGCCGTTCCTCTTCGCCTTCGCCTTCGACCCCGTCTCGCGCCGCCTCCAGTGCCAGGCGCTCGACCCCTTCTCCCGCCGCTGGCTGCTGCTGCCCCCGGTCCCCTGCGGCGCCGCGGCCGGCTCGTTCGCGGTGGTGGGCCTCCCCGCACGCGGCGAGATCTACGTAATCGGCGGCGTGGAGGAGGGCGGCGACAAGGCCGTGAGCAGCGTGGCCGTGTACAGCGCGGCGACCAACCGGTGGGGGCAGGTGGCCGGCATGAGGACGGCGAGGGGGTACATGGCGGCCGGCGAGGTGGGCGGGCGCGTGGTGGTGGCCGGCGAGGACGGCGAGGCGGAGGTGTTCGACCCGGAGTCGGCGCGGTGGTCGCCCGCAGCTCCCCGGGGCGGCGCGGCCGTGGCGAggtacgacgcggcggcggcgggcgggaagCTGTACGTGACGGAGGGGTGGGCGTGGCCGTTCGAGCGCGCGCCGCGGGGCGCGGTGTAcgacgcggcggcggacgcgtgGTCGGACATGGCCCGCGGGATGCGGGAGGGGTGGACGGGCTCCTGCGCCGTGTCCGGCGGCCGGATGTACATCGTGGCCGAGTACGGCGAGTGGCGGCTGAAGCGGTACGACGAGCCGCGCGACGAGTGGCGGATGGTGGCCGGCGGCGGGGTGCCGCAGGAGGTGCGGCGGCCGCACGTCGTCGCGGGCCAGCTGGAGGAGGTCGGCTGCGGCAGGCGCAGGATCTACGTGGTCGGCGCGGGCCTCGACGTCGCCGTCGGCACCGTGTCCGCCGTCCAgagcggcgcggcggaggaggagcgggtGGAGTGGGAGGTCGTGAAGGGGCCCGAGGAGTTCGTCGGGCTCGCGCCCTGCAACGCGCAGGTCCTCTACGCCTGA